A stretch of Calditrichia bacterium DNA encodes these proteins:
- a CDS encoding (d)CMP kinase, whose product MRHRKITIAIDGPAASGKSTTARRVARKLNYVYIDTGAMYRAVTLAALQSNIPVDDAEQLGTLAASIDIELHQNDSDTEIFLDGTDVSRDIRLPEVTQNISPVAANARVREILVAKQQQLGKNGGVVMDGRDIGTVVFPEAELKIFMEASVEERARRRIRELRERGVVMEIGVVESEIRQRDEADQNRDHGPLRKAPDAISIDTTTLSIDEQVAKIVLLARRIISSPSP is encoded by the coding sequence ATGAGACATCGAAAAATAACCATTGCAATCGACGGCCCAGCAGCGTCCGGTAAAAGCACTACCGCACGACGGGTTGCCCGCAAACTGAACTATGTTTATATTGATACTGGCGCAATGTATCGGGCGGTAACGCTCGCTGCGCTGCAAAGCAATATTCCCGTTGATGATGCAGAACAGCTGGGAACATTGGCAGCATCGATCGATATCGAGTTACACCAAAACGACAGCGATACCGAAATTTTTCTCGACGGAACCGATGTTTCCCGCGATATCCGGCTGCCGGAAGTTACCCAAAATATCAGCCCGGTTGCGGCAAATGCCCGTGTTCGGGAAATTCTGGTTGCCAAACAGCAGCAGCTCGGTAAAAACGGCGGCGTTGTAATGGATGGCCGGGATATCGGCACTGTTGTTTTCCCGGAAGCAGAATTGAAAATTTTTATGGAAGCATCGGTTGAGGAACGTGCCCGCCGAAGAATACGGGAACTCCGCGAGCGAGGCGTCGTTATGGAAATTGGCGTTGTTGAGTCGGAAATTCGCCAGCGCGATGAAGCCGATCAAAACCGTGACCACGGACCGTTGCGAAAAGCGCCCGATGCAATCAGTATCGATACCACAACCCTGAGTATCGACGAGCAAGTGGCGAAAATTGTTCTGTTGGCACGCCGGATTATTTCGAGTCCATCACCATAA
- the sprA gene encoding cell surface protein SprA, with translation MRNVYNLGGLGVKADGFDAKIVYYRDGTDNEVEATSAKTYNFLTGIDRLNEQGAVVSGGDKKVDIRQRFIFDLANGYMIFPSLTPFNPTSLFGEEWSDQERVEIYNTTNSTAIEQESQFAIDITTTSISNNFDLGFNVLEGSERVRLNGRELKKDVDYTIDYFSGQLELTAPEARRADAQVDIEYERGALFQLDKKTLLGGRLEYTFGKDNFIGLTGLYHSRSTLDQRVRLGQEPFRNFIWDINSAVNMQPNFLTTLFDKLPIVETSAESKLRLEAEIAQVRPNPNTFNEKSTGDNDGVAYIDDFEGSRRFTTLGIQYRIWSPASVPMRFRLLSNEMVDYELNPLQRRAFIQSMDNNRVQFNWFNPFDQIPTQSIFPDRDVTAQSGTTTNVLNLRWRNDGVPVDSAWAGIMRSTISFPDQQKTKFIELWVRGNKGQVNIDLGRISEDYYVRGSFPDYNNPSIPVESYQNLNTEDRNFNGLLDLDEGEDTGVDGVSNSNTNPLFQDAGDDDWLAPRDTRPLFLGINGTEGNSSQQGARIPDTEDLDGDGDINLFNDYIEYSFRLDDDANEPFYAGQTVFDDGTSTGWKLYRIPLRDDNRIIYGDPDTTFQQVYFVRLWMNDLPPSQGQYDSLQIAAFDFVGNEWEEIGWADQPDRPLEQKEGTFGITVYNTDEHSGPPINYTSPPGVEGIRDRITQAVSKEQSLAMQMLEFRPGARAEARKLFTRQKLNLINYKRLKMFAHGDELLNADAGDKPVLYIRFGPTDRTYYEYRQPLYPGWAEANNLEIDFEELSRTKNVEFRIDAATARDIAGIPIPDSASNVEVFYRKDPNFPEKEFIVVGRPGLHNINYITIGAINLGETDLSGTEIWLDEMRLTGVERESGTAMRLKTDLTLADIGRFSAQWELKDDNFRRLDQQFADQNGKEKTEQRQLYVASLKVDKFLPESWGLEIPIDAKLNRTTNVPKYFYNSDEPTNYTPGGFGGRMKTFFGAASIDSALQDQITFSETRSIGGTLSRRDKNRDPWYLKYTVNQLRFDLDYSKSEATSPTEEFNNKTTISSQLNFRVPFGKDNFIRPFSFLGKSKKLGFLTGQKIFYTPSAVTANMTLTDNTDQRKSRLEAVAQDPNVNVKTTRKFTMDWRLTDALNFRFGRDYQNDPQLRENAERDTSGNFLGSNFETDNNIRAGDVVSNIFNRLDFGENRRISQTVGANYTPKMFNWLNPNYTYSSNFTYSLDRPQTNARGTTQNVSHSVGLDFRMATLMEEIYNPNKPGARKPAGNANKGRRSGGEKDDDKSKDGEKSEDGGSGFAVPNPAKMIWHVFHSFKSFNVNYKEDYSLAQSNIDAVPDLGFQFGLTRDPGVQDDSSFNKIITPANTKYSRQVDGNISLDIARNITASLKYGTQKVISESNNQQTVNENNTIFFTGDDPGNAQEDWWKLIPDWRVSFRGAEKLPLIKIVAKTASIEHNRNGKQTESSRNGQRDALSYTINYQPLVGITLNTKWDVQTTIRANSSVSYDYRTAGAITKREQSGFNVNLSYSVTRGFRLPLPFLKKPLKNEVSFSLSFDKSDNRSFSRQQTEKDFQELEDSKNWKLRPAISYRFSAKVNGTAFYEQSSSENKRTGKTTYKEFGINVNIAIR, from the coding sequence ATGCGCAACGTTTACAATCTCGGTGGATTGGGCGTAAAAGCCGACGGTTTTGATGCCAAAATTGTTTACTATCGCGATGGAACGGATAACGAGGTAGAAGCTACCAGCGCCAAAACCTACAATTTTCTTACCGGGATCGACCGGTTGAATGAACAGGGTGCGGTAGTTTCCGGTGGCGATAAAAAAGTGGACATCCGGCAACGGTTCATCTTCGATTTGGCGAATGGATACATGATTTTTCCATCGCTCACGCCGTTTAATCCGACTAGCTTGTTCGGTGAGGAATGGAGTGATCAGGAACGGGTGGAGATTTACAACACCACAAATTCCACCGCAATTGAACAGGAAAGCCAGTTTGCCATCGACATTACCACAACCTCTATTTCCAACAATTTTGACCTCGGTTTTAACGTGCTGGAAGGTTCCGAACGGGTTCGGTTGAACGGGCGTGAATTGAAGAAAGACGTCGATTACACCATCGATTATTTTAGCGGGCAGTTGGAATTAACCGCGCCGGAAGCCCGTCGCGCCGATGCGCAGGTGGATATCGAATACGAACGCGGTGCGCTGTTTCAATTGGACAAAAAAACGCTGCTCGGCGGACGGCTGGAATATACCTTTGGCAAAGATAATTTCATCGGTTTAACCGGTTTGTATCACAGCCGCTCGACGCTCGACCAGCGGGTGCGATTGGGACAGGAACCTTTCCGTAACTTCATCTGGGACATCAACTCTGCCGTAAACATGCAGCCCAATTTTTTAACCACCTTATTCGATAAATTACCGATTGTCGAAACTTCCGCCGAATCCAAATTGCGATTGGAAGCGGAAATTGCCCAGGTTCGCCCCAACCCCAACACCTTCAACGAAAAAAGCACCGGCGATAACGACGGCGTTGCATACATCGACGATTTCGAGGGCAGCCGCCGTTTTACCACACTCGGTATTCAGTATCGCATCTGGTCGCCGGCGTCTGTGCCCATGCGCTTCCGGCTGCTATCCAACGAAATGGTTGACTATGAATTGAATCCGCTCCAGCGCCGCGCTTTCATTCAATCGATGGATAACAACCGGGTGCAATTCAACTGGTTCAACCCGTTTGATCAAATTCCCACCCAAAGCATTTTCCCGGACCGGGATGTGACGGCGCAATCCGGAACCACCACCAACGTGCTCAATTTGCGCTGGCGAAATGACGGCGTTCCGGTGGACAGCGCGTGGGCGGGCATCATGCGAAGCACTATTTCTTTCCCGGATCAGCAGAAAACCAAGTTTATCGAATTGTGGGTGCGCGGTAACAAAGGGCAGGTGAACATCGACCTCGGTCGAATCAGCGAGGATTATTATGTGCGCGGTTCGTTCCCCGATTACAACAACCCGTCGATTCCCGTTGAATCGTATCAAAATTTGAACACAGAAGACCGCAACTTCAACGGTTTGCTGGATTTGGATGAAGGCGAAGATACCGGTGTCGATGGTGTTTCAAACAGCAACACCAATCCGCTATTCCAGGATGCGGGCGATGACGACTGGCTGGCACCACGCGATACCCGTCCGCTATTTTTGGGCATCAACGGAACCGAAGGCAACTCCAGCCAGCAGGGCGCAAGAATTCCCGATACCGAAGACCTGGACGGTGACGGCGATATCAACCTGTTTAACGATTACATCGAATACAGCTTCCGTCTGGATGACGATGCCAACGAGCCGTTTTACGCCGGACAAACCGTGTTCGACGACGGCACGTCCACCGGATGGAAATTGTATCGCATCCCGCTGCGCGATGACAACCGGATTATTTATGGCGATCCCGACACCACATTTCAGCAGGTATATTTTGTGCGATTGTGGATGAACGATTTGCCGCCATCGCAGGGGCAATACGACTCGCTGCAAATTGCCGCGTTCGATTTTGTCGGCAACGAATGGGAAGAAATCGGCTGGGCAGATCAGCCCGATCGTCCGTTGGAGCAAAAAGAAGGCACTTTCGGCATCACCGTTTACAACACCGACGAACACAGCGGCCCGCCGATCAATTACACCAGCCCGCCGGGCGTTGAGGGCATTCGCGACCGCATTACTCAGGCGGTTTCCAAAGAGCAATCGTTGGCGATGCAAATGCTCGAATTCCGCCCCGGTGCCCGCGCAGAGGCGCGAAAGCTGTTCACCCGGCAAAAGCTAAACCTTATTAATTACAAACGGTTAAAGATGTTTGCTCACGGCGATGAATTGCTCAATGCAGACGCCGGAGACAAGCCTGTGTTGTATATCCGTTTCGGTCCGACAGACCGCACTTATTACGAATACCGGCAACCGCTCTATCCCGGATGGGCGGAAGCGAACAATCTGGAAATCGATTTTGAGGAGCTGTCCCGCACCAAAAATGTGGAATTCCGGATCGATGCCGCCACCGCGCGGGATATCGCCGGAATCCCGATTCCCGATTCCGCATCCAACGTGGAGGTGTTTTACCGGAAAGATCCGAACTTCCCCGAAAAAGAATTTATCGTGGTTGGCAGACCCGGTTTGCACAACATCAATTATATCACCATCGGGGCAATAAACCTGGGTGAAACCGATTTATCCGGCACGGAAATCTGGCTGGATGAAATGCGACTGACCGGCGTGGAACGCGAAAGCGGCACCGCAATGCGGTTGAAAACCGATTTAACATTGGCAGATATCGGGCGATTCAGTGCCCAGTGGGAACTGAAAGACGACAACTTCCGGCGGCTCGACCAGCAATTTGCCGACCAAAACGGGAAAGAAAAAACCGAACAGCGCCAGTTGTATGTCGCAAGCCTGAAAGTGGACAAATTTTTACCGGAAAGCTGGGGATTGGAAATTCCCATCGATGCCAAATTGAACCGCACCACCAACGTTCCCAAATATTTTTACAACAGCGACGAGCCCACCAATTACACACCCGGCGGTTTTGGCGGTCGGATGAAAACATTTTTTGGCGCAGCCAGCATCGATTCCGCGTTGCAGGATCAAATTACTTTTAGCGAGACCCGTTCGATCGGCGGAACGTTGAGCCGCCGCGACAAAAACCGCGATCCGTGGTATTTGAAATACACCGTCAACCAATTGCGGTTCGATCTGGATTATTCGAAAAGTGAAGCTACCAGCCCAACTGAAGAATTCAACAACAAAACCACCATTAGTAGCCAATTAAATTTCCGGGTGCCTTTTGGCAAAGATAACTTTATTCGACCGTTCAGCTTTTTGGGCAAAAGCAAAAAACTGGGCTTTTTGACCGGTCAAAAAATATTTTACACGCCATCTGCCGTAACCGCAAACATGACGTTGACAGATAATACCGATCAACGAAAAAGCCGTTTGGAAGCCGTTGCGCAAGACCCGAACGTGAACGTAAAAACAACCCGTAAGTTCACAATGGACTGGCGGTTAACTGATGCGCTGAACTTCCGGTTCGGGCGGGATTATCAAAACGATCCGCAGTTGAGAGAAAACGCCGAAAGAGATACTTCCGGCAATTTCCTCGGCAGCAATTTCGAAACAGACAACAACATTCGCGCCGGCGATGTCGTCAGCAATATTTTTAACCGGCTGGATTTTGGGGAAAACCGGCGAATCAGCCAAACGGTCGGCGCCAATTACACGCCCAAAATGTTTAACTGGCTGAACCCGAATTACACTTACAGCTCCAATTTTACCTATTCGCTGGATCGCCCGCAAACCAATGCCCGCGGAACCACCCAAAACGTTTCTCACAGCGTCGGGCTGGATTTCCGGATGGCAACGTTGATGGAAGAAATCTACAATCCCAACAAACCGGGTGCCCGAAAACCGGCCGGAAACGCCAATAAAGGCAGACGCAGCGGTGGCGAAAAAGATGACGACAAATCCAAAGATGGTGAAAAAAGTGAAGATGGCGGCTCCGGTTTTGCTGTTCCAAATCCCGCAAAAATGATTTGGCATGTGTTCCACTCGTTCAAATCGTTCAACGTCAATTATAAAGAAGATTATTCGCTGGCTCAAAGCAACATCGATGCGGTGCCGGATTTGGGCTTCCAATTTGGTTTAACCCGCGATCCCGGCGTGCAGGACGATTCCAGCTTCAACAAAATTATCACGCCGGCGAATACCAAATACAGCCGTCAGGTTGACGGAAATATCTCGCTGGACATCGCCCGGAACATCACTGCCAGCTTGAAATACGGCACTCAAAAAGTGATCAGCGAATCGAACAATCAACAAACCGTCAACGAAAACAATACGATATTTTTCACCGGCGACGACCCCGGAAATGCCCAAGAAGATTGGTGGAAATTGATACCCGATTGGCGGGTGAGTTTCCGTGGTGCGGAAAAATTGCCGCTCATTAAAATTGTTGCGAAAACCGCGTCCATCGAGCACAATCGCAACGGTAAGCAAACCGAATCCAGCCGGAACGGGCAGCGAGACGCGCTCAGTTACACCATCAATTATCAGCCGTTGGTGGGTATTACGCTGAACACAAAATGGGATGTCCAAACAACCATTCGTGCCAACAGCTCCGTATCGTACGACTACCGGACAGCGGGCGCAATCACCAAACGGGAACAGTCCGGCTTTAACGTTAACCTATCCTATTCCGTGACTCGCGGTTTCCGGTTGCCGCTGCCGTTCCTCAAAAAGCCGCTCAAGAATGAGGTGTCATTTTCGCTGTCCTTTGATAAAAGCGATAACCGCAGCTTCTCCCGCCAGCAAACCGAAAAAGATTTTCAGGAATTGGAAGATTCCAAAAACTGGAAATTGCGCCCGGCGATTTCCTATCGCTTTAGCGCCAAAGTGAACGGCACAGCGTTTTACGAACAGAGCAGCAGCGAAAACAAACGCACCGGGAAAACCACTTACAAAGAATTTGGTATCAACGTAAATATTGCCATACGCTAA
- the sprA gene encoding cell surface protein SprA, producing MPLILLIAIVFCYESLHAQGFSVKPTDPHFTPIFEQTYQGFERYAIDSVLTDPKLRGVIREVSLDSTQKIIIIEEKLNNRIYRMPVAMDLDYYVQQRLKHDTRRIWRQSIRQERDRLSSESGGGGIELNIPVKIKSKTFRRIFGGDRVGLRVSGNITFELAGRTESREGSAISSLEERGNFSPKFKQTQQFRVEGRVGDRVTVSVDQNSEATFDFENTLKLTYDGDEDDIVQRIEAGNVALSLPATNYVSSGSNNQGLFGLKTEMQVGKFKFTGIASLERGENESLSITGSAREQTQRIKDIDYVNNRFFFVDTFYQQDFETQIDPDQMILQLQPGTFITQLDVWKTTNSSQNRDETVVGLASIDPKTTTATTPLEGGKVEKGNFKRLEEGKDYNFDYQRGYFWLNGTAQTNEIIGIAYATANQDTIGTLYQNIDTTGVGANDINLFLRLIKPNGINQPQYQV from the coding sequence TTGCCGCTCATTCTTCTCATTGCGATCGTTTTCTGTTACGAAAGCTTGCATGCTCAGGGTTTCTCTGTCAAGCCAACCGATCCCCATTTTACCCCAATTTTTGAGCAAACCTATCAGGGCTTCGAACGATACGCCATCGATTCGGTATTGACCGATCCGAAATTGCGTGGTGTAATCCGTGAAGTTTCGTTAGATAGCACCCAAAAAATTATCATCATTGAAGAAAAGCTTAACAATCGCATTTACCGCATGCCCGTTGCGATGGATCTGGATTATTATGTTCAGCAACGGCTAAAACACGATACACGCAGAATTTGGCGGCAAAGCATCCGGCAGGAACGGGACCGGCTCAGCAGCGAAAGCGGCGGCGGCGGTATCGAACTGAATATTCCGGTGAAGATAAAAAGCAAAACTTTCCGGCGGATTTTTGGCGGCGATCGTGTGGGTCTGCGGGTTTCCGGGAACATCACGTTTGAGCTGGCCGGACGAACCGAAAGCCGCGAAGGTTCGGCGATTTCCTCGTTGGAGGAGCGCGGAAATTTCTCCCCGAAATTTAAGCAAACCCAGCAATTCCGTGTCGAAGGGCGCGTTGGCGATCGCGTAACCGTTTCGGTGGATCAAAACAGCGAAGCCACATTCGATTTCGAAAATACCCTCAAATTAACCTACGATGGCGATGAAGACGATATCGTTCAGCGCATCGAAGCGGGTAACGTTGCGTTATCGCTGCCGGCGACCAACTACGTTTCTTCCGGTTCCAACAATCAGGGATTGTTCGGATTGAAAACCGAAATGCAGGTTGGTAAATTCAAATTTACCGGTATCGCCAGTTTGGAACGCGGCGAAAACGAGAGCCTTTCCATCACCGGTTCCGCCCGCGAGCAAACCCAGCGCATCAAAGATATCGATTATGTGAACAACCGTTTTTTCTTTGTGGATACCTTTTATCAGCAGGATTTCGAAACGCAGATCGATCCCGATCAGATGATTTTGCAGCTTCAGCCCGGAACGTTTATCACGCAATTGGACGTTTGGAAAACGACCAATTCCAGCCAAAACCGTGATGAAACAGTTGTGGGGTTGGCAAGTATCGATCCCAAAACAACGACAGCCACAACACCGCTGGAAGGTGGAAAAGTTGAAAAAGGTAACTTTAAACGTCTGGAAGAAGGTAAAGATTACAATTTTGATTATCAGCGGGGTTATTTTTGGTTGAACGGAACCGCTCAAACCAATGAAATTATTGGTATTGCCTATGCAACTGCCAATCAGGATACCATTGGTACGCTGTATCAAAACATCGATACGACCGGTGTGGGTGCCAATGATATCAACCTGTTTTTGCGGTTGATCAAACCCAACGGGATCAACCAACCGCAATATCAAGTTTGA